In Ctenopharyngodon idella isolate HZGC_01 chromosome 20, HZGC01, whole genome shotgun sequence, the following proteins share a genomic window:
- the LOC127502734 gene encoding zona pellucida sperm-binding protein 3-like — MGLVVFNCVGLLLLTAIDLCLAQWSGFQRGQDPVRFQQQQPPVLTPQQAVQDPQASASFRPPRPAMSSVGADPWTLLQEPGNTQSKQLMQGPTVPLTWRFPVTPEEPQQPDVPFELRVPIATESVAAQCGENFVHVEVKKDFFGTGQLVNPSFLTLGGCAAIGEDPEAQVLVFEYELETCGSSLRMTDDELVYTFTLLYTPEALVGTPIVRADAAAVGIECHYSRLQNVSSNVLMPSWVPFAATKVGEEVLVFSLKLMTEDWMFERPSNQYFLGQFLNLEASVKQYNHVPLRVFVEHCVATAVPDVNSSPRYSFIENHGCLVDPKLTGSTSSFMRRVQNDKLQFQLEAFRFQQADSGLVYITCALKAVMASTPTSPENKACSFNNGWTSVDDNDQVCMCCDSTCGFGRKGRAASDSGLVSEGKATIGPIVIDN; from the exons ATGGGGCTGGTGGTTTTCAATTGTGTAGGATTGTTGTTGCTTACAGCAATTGACTTGTGTTTGGCACAGTGGTCAGGATTTCAACGAGGCCAGGATCCAGTAAGATTCCAGCAACAACAGCCACCAGTTTTAACTCCTCAGCAAGCTGTCCAAGATCCACAGGCATCAGCATCTTTTAGGCCTCCAAGGCCTGCAATGAGCTCTGTTGGGGCTGATCCATGGACGCTTCTTCAAGAGCCTGGGAATACTCAGTCCAAACAATTAATGCAGGGTCCCACCGTGCCTCTGACATGGCGTTTTCCAGTAACGCCAGAAGAACCCCAACAGCCAGATGTGCCTTTTGAGCTGCGTGTACCTATAGCTACTGAGAGTGTTGCAGCACAATGTGGAGAGAACTTTGTGCATGTGGAGGTTAAGAAGGATTTCTTTGGTACTGGTCAGCTGGTGAATCCTTCATTCCTCACTTTAGGAGGCTGTGCAGCTATAGGTGAGGATCCAGAAGCTCAAGTCCTTGTCTTTGAgtatgagcttgagacatgtgGCAGCTCTCTAAGG ATGACTGATGATGAACTTGTTTACACCTTTACCCTCCTCTACACTCCTGAGGCTTTAGTGGGAACTCCTATTGTAAGGGCTGATGCAGCAGCTGTTGGAATTGAGTGTCATTATTCaag GTTACAAAATGTAAGCAGCAATGTGTTGATGCCCAGCTGGGTTCCTTTTGCTGCTACAAAAGTTGGAGAGGAAGTTCTGGTGTTCTCCTTGAAGCTCATGACTG AGGACTGGATGTTTGAGAGGCCATCCAATCAGTACTTCCTAGGGCAGTTCCTGAACCTTGAAGCTTCTGTAAAGCAGTACAACCATGTTCCTCTGCGTGTCTTTGTGGAACACTGTGTGGCTACTGCAGTCCCTGATGTGAACTCCTCTCCGAGATATTCCTTTATTGAGAACCATGG GTGCCTGGTTGATCCAAAGCTTACAGGCTCCACTTCCAGTTTCATGCGCAGGGTTCAGAATGACAAGCTCCAGTTTCAGTTGGAGGCTTTCAGGTTCCAGCAAGCTGATAGTGGTTTG GTGTACATCACATGTGCTCTAAAGGCTGTCATGGCCTCAACCCCCACAAGTCCAGAGAACAAGGCTTGCTCCTTCAATAATGG ATGGACCTCTGTAGATGACAATGACCAGGTGTGCATGTGCTGTGACTCCACATGTGGTTTCGGCAGAAAAGGACGAGCGGCATCTGATTCAG GCTTGGTATCAGAAGGGAAAGCAACCATTGGCCCCATTGTGATTGATAACTGA